From Girardinichthys multiradiatus isolate DD_20200921_A chromosome 3, DD_fGirMul_XY1, whole genome shotgun sequence, the proteins below share one genomic window:
- the si:dkey-30e9.6 gene encoding uncharacterized protein si:dkey-30e9.6 — MKNTFSASQDLLSTRRKALKLPETGSQRAVFSIKPTDFSMKLYSHLTISQKNKKTLSDASQLMFVRMGKFPSDPKRNPKPQNFTPMSFKKYNVFSNVFPIPSGIKTAFQRDPGNLNFKLKHLDSLRTSRSELNPSFRHMKTQPDTYKPAEPKWGPKLCLPPLPWPPKSASFTRHRRRGAYSTFLDRVEKKVGEFWKNEH, encoded by the exons atgaaaaatacGTTCTCTGCAAGTCAGGACCTCTTGTCAACAAGACGCAAAGCTCTTAAGCTGCCAGAAACTGGGAGTCAACGCGCAGTTTTCAGCATCAAACCAACAGATTTCTCAATGAAGCTTTACAGCCATCTGACCATTTCTCAGAAGAACAAAAAGACTCTTTCAGATGCA TCTCAGCTGATGTTTGTAAGGATGGGAAAGTTTCCTTCTGATCCGAAGAGAAACCCCAAACCTCAAAACTTTACACCGATGAGTTTCAAGAAATACAACGTATTTTCCAATGTATTTCCAAT ACCTTCAGGAATTAAAACTGCGTTTCAGAGAGATCCAGGCAACCTGAATTTTAAACTAAAGCATTTAGACTCCT TGCGGACCAGCAGATCAGAACTGAACCCAAGTTTCAGGCACATGAAGACACAACCGGACACCTATAAACCAGCAGAGCCTAAATGGGGTCCGAAACTCTGTCTTCCTCCCCTGCCTTGGCCTCCAAAATCCGCTTCTTTTAC CAGACACAGAAGAAGAGGAGCATACAGCACATTTTTAGACCGTGTTGAGAAGAAAGTTGGTGAATTCTGGAAAAATGAACactaa